One window of Chloroflexus aggregans DSM 9485 genomic DNA carries:
- the proS gene encoding proline--tRNA ligase, with protein sequence MPKEVITQRSVDYNQWYLDIVREADLAEVAEVVRGCIVVKAHGWAIWELMQRALDDRIKATGHANVQFPLLIPKSFIMKEAEHVEGFAPEVAEVTRAGGEELAEPYVIRPTSETIIGYFYSKWIRSYRDLPLLYNQWANVMRWEMRTRPFLRTAEFWWQEGHTAHATEAEAEEETLRILHEVYADFVEKEMAVPVIRGLKTEKEKFPGALRSYCIEAMMQDGRALQAGTSHNLGQNFARAFDITFTDQHNTIQYAWTTSWGVSTRLIGALIMTHSDDEGLVLPPRLAPIQVVVVPIYKNDEERSAVMEAVNRMTAAWKGRLRFKVDDRDTYSPGYKFNEWELKGVPVRIEIGPKDVAKETVALARRDMPGKAGKSFVPQAGLTERIEALLAEMQTGLFQRALAFREARTADVTTYDELKEQIERGFARAYWAGSTADEKRIQEETRATIRCIPLEQPGTVGRCVYTGRETDRQVIFARAY encoded by the coding sequence ATGCCAAAAGAGGTTATTACCCAACGCAGTGTTGATTATAACCAGTGGTATCTCGATATTGTGCGTGAAGCCGATCTGGCCGAAGTCGCCGAGGTCGTGCGTGGGTGTATTGTAGTCAAGGCCCATGGTTGGGCCATCTGGGAATTGATGCAGCGCGCCCTCGATGACCGGATCAAGGCAACCGGTCATGCGAATGTCCAGTTCCCGCTGCTTATTCCCAAGAGCTTCATCATGAAAGAGGCCGAGCACGTCGAGGGCTTCGCGCCTGAAGTGGCCGAAGTGACCCGCGCCGGCGGGGAAGAATTGGCCGAACCGTATGTGATTCGCCCGACCAGCGAAACGATCATCGGCTATTTCTACAGCAAGTGGATCCGTTCGTACCGCGATCTACCCCTCCTCTACAATCAGTGGGCCAATGTCATGCGCTGGGAAATGCGTACCCGCCCATTCCTCCGTACCGCCGAGTTCTGGTGGCAAGAGGGCCATACCGCTCACGCCACCGAGGCCGAGGCCGAAGAAGAGACCCTACGGATTCTCCACGAGGTCTATGCCGATTTCGTGGAGAAAGAGATGGCCGTACCGGTCATCCGCGGTCTCAAGACTGAGAAAGAGAAGTTCCCCGGCGCACTCCGTTCCTATTGCATCGAAGCAATGATGCAAGATGGTCGCGCCCTCCAAGCCGGTACCTCGCATAACCTCGGTCAGAACTTCGCCCGCGCATTTGACATCACCTTTACCGATCAACATAACACCATCCAGTATGCGTGGACCACGAGCTGGGGCGTAAGCACACGCCTGATCGGCGCTCTGATCATGACTCACTCGGATGATGAAGGCTTGGTGCTGCCACCGCGTCTTGCACCTATTCAGGTGGTCGTGGTGCCAATTTACAAGAACGATGAAGAGCGGAGCGCAGTGATGGAAGCCGTCAACCGTATGACCGCCGCGTGGAAGGGCCGGTTGCGCTTTAAGGTTGACGATCGCGACACCTATAGCCCCGGCTATAAGTTTAACGAGTGGGAACTGAAAGGGGTGCCGGTGCGGATCGAGATCGGGCCGAAGGATGTCGCCAAAGAGACAGTAGCCCTCGCGCGCCGCGATATGCCAGGCAAAGCCGGCAAGAGTTTTGTGCCTCAAGCCGGACTAACCGAACGGATCGAGGCCCTGCTGGCCGAAATGCAGACCGGCCTGTTCCAGCGCGCGCTCGCTTTCCGCGAAGCCCGTACCGCCGATGTCACAACCTATGACGAGCTTAAAGAACAGATCGAACGCGGCTTCGCCCGTGCCTATTGGGCCGGCAGTACCGCCGACGAAAAGCGTATTCAAGAGGAGACGCGAGCGACCATCCGCTGTATTCCGCTCGAACAACCGGGGACGGTGGGCCGTTGTGTCTATACCGGTCGTGAAACCGACCGCCAGGTGATCTTTGCCCGTGCGTATTAG
- a CDS encoding DUF1997 domain-containing protein — MPAPYTSSVASDDHRRAVDLSGAAVHLFRFNGPLELAYEYFCDIPAVFSLLPDVIEILAYGPNRYRLIVGATDGHGHAMAGYFDIAAVFEPFRAIRITPVDDGPPIDLTGFVFPGQLFAEAIFYPHAHGTDVEYNVELAMTIPVPKVLWFMPGHVLQAIGERAMEHKMSHMIGGFTRAIDADFHAWIGGNG; from the coding sequence ATGCCGGCGCCCTACACATCCTCTGTCGCCAGTGACGATCATCGTCGAGCCGTCGATCTAAGTGGTGCGGCAGTTCACCTCTTCCGCTTTAACGGTCCGCTGGAGCTGGCTTACGAGTATTTCTGCGACATTCCGGCAGTATTTAGCCTCCTGCCTGATGTGATCGAGATTCTGGCTTACGGCCCTAACCGCTATCGCCTGATCGTTGGAGCCACCGACGGTCACGGCCACGCTATGGCCGGGTATTTCGATATTGCCGCTGTATTTGAGCCATTCCGCGCGATTCGGATTACTCCTGTCGATGATGGCCCACCGATTGATTTGACCGGCTTTGTCTTCCCCGGTCAACTCTTCGCCGAAGCGATCTTTTACCCACATGCCCATGGTACCGATGTTGAGTACAATGTTGAGCTAGCGATGACTATTCCGGTACCAAAGGTCTTGTGGTTTATGCCTGGGCATGTGTTGCAAGCAATCGGTGAGCGGGCGATGGAACATAAGATGAGCCATATGATCGGCGGGTTTACCCGAGCCATCGATGCCGATTTCCATGCGTGGATCGGCGGCAATGGGTGA
- the pulA gene encoding pullulanase-type alpha-1,6-glucosidase has translation MRLAWQQRALTALLFWLVLVWLVTVLPVAAQTTPNPKTVTIPGTIQSVLGCPGDWQPSCSITYLTYDPAVDVWSARFELPAGYYEYKVALNDSWAENYGLNARRDGPNIPLQVPAPTSVRFVYDHKTHWVTDSINTPLIVAVGDFQPALGCATADDPTCLGSWLQDPDGDGLYTFTTNRIPAGEYRLRLAIGETLESAVGEGGPNGPPFVIKVDEGGEVYVGYNAGSGEVTISTAGAPKGDISRARAYWVDAETIVWNVIGTPRYRYALFSDPSGAIKLTPQGVSGGQRIDLTFTPAGPGAALAKFPHLAGFSAFKLPPLDRARLIGLTRGQLVVAMYDENGQPLDATRVQIPGALDALFPYDGPLGVTIENGAPVIRVWAPTARQVRLHRFADANPDTRAVVLPMTLDAATGVWSIRGEASWIGQYYLFEVDVYVPSEGRVVTNLVTDPYSVALSANSTRSQIIDLNDPALQPPGWATLQKPPLAAPEDVVLYELHVRDFSILDETVPADLRGTFRAFTVRDSVGMRHLAELAKAGVTHVHLLPVFDIATIEEIRERQVPLPYDQLRALPPDSPEQQALIEPIRDLDGFNWGYDPYHYSVPEGSYSTNPDGPQRTLEFREMVQSLNQIGLRVVMDVVYNHTNASGQNPRSVLDRIVPGYYHRLDGDGNVTTSTCCANTATEHRMMEKLMIDSVVLWAKYYKVDGFRFDLMGHHMKDNMLAVRAALDALTLERDGVDGKSIIIYGEGWNFGEVANNARGINATQFNMAGTGIGTFSDRLRDAARGGGPFDDPRLQGFISGLATDPSDFPQGTPDAQRVKLLAETDLIKLGLAGNLKTYRMVNYEGRTVPGEQIKYRGAAGGYTLDPQEQIVYVSAHDNETLFDAIQLKAAASTPITERARMAQLGLSLTALAQGIPFFHAGDELLRSKSLDRNSYNSSDWFNRIDWRGQENTFGSGLPPAGDNQSNWPIMAPLLANPDLKPDEALMRATYDHFREMLRIRRSTPLFRLRTAEEVERMVSFFNNGPDQIPGLIVMSISDNGVTRVDPNIGQVVVLFNARPDAVTITIPELANGDLRLHDVQVASSDERVTQSRYQVDGTFSVPARTTAVFVGPRPLVVAPAPTTTATTAPIPTTVIPTATPEPAPTARNGGVPWWLWIGFAVVVLGGMGLLVTLRRR, from the coding sequence ATGCGGCTGGCTTGGCAACAACGGGCGCTGACAGCGCTTTTGTTCTGGTTGGTGTTGGTGTGGTTGGTGACCGTGCTGCCGGTTGCGGCCCAAACGACTCCCAATCCAAAGACGGTTACGATTCCCGGTACCATCCAAAGTGTGCTCGGCTGTCCCGGTGATTGGCAGCCGTCGTGCAGCATTACCTATCTAACGTATGACCCGGCGGTGGATGTGTGGAGCGCGCGGTTTGAGTTGCCGGCGGGCTATTACGAGTACAAGGTTGCACTGAACGATAGCTGGGCCGAGAATTATGGCCTCAATGCCCGCCGTGATGGGCCAAACATTCCGTTGCAGGTGCCCGCGCCAACGTCGGTGCGGTTTGTCTACGATCACAAGACCCACTGGGTGACCGATAGCATTAATACGCCGTTGATTGTGGCGGTGGGTGATTTTCAGCCCGCGCTAGGGTGTGCCACGGCCGATGATCCCACCTGTCTCGGTTCGTGGTTACAAGACCCTGATGGGGATGGGTTGTATACCTTCACCACCAACCGCATCCCCGCCGGTGAGTACCGCTTGCGGTTGGCGATTGGCGAGACGCTAGAGAGTGCGGTTGGCGAGGGCGGCCCGAATGGCCCGCCATTCGTGATCAAGGTGGACGAAGGCGGCGAGGTGTACGTTGGCTATAACGCAGGGAGTGGCGAAGTGACGATTTCGACCGCTGGCGCGCCGAAAGGCGATATTTCGCGGGCGCGTGCTTACTGGGTTGATGCTGAGACGATCGTTTGGAATGTGATTGGAACGCCGCGTTATCGCTATGCTCTGTTTAGCGATCCGTCGGGTGCGATCAAGCTGACGCCGCAGGGGGTATCAGGCGGGCAACGGATCGATCTGACCTTTACGCCGGCCGGTCCCGGTGCGGCGTTGGCTAAGTTCCCCCATCTGGCCGGCTTTAGCGCCTTTAAGTTGCCGCCGCTCGACCGCGCGCGCCTGATCGGTCTGACCCGTGGTCAGTTAGTGGTGGCGATGTATGATGAGAATGGTCAGCCGCTCGATGCGACGCGGGTGCAGATTCCCGGCGCCCTCGATGCGCTCTTCCCCTACGATGGCCCGCTCGGTGTGACGATTGAGAATGGGGCACCGGTGATCCGGGTGTGGGCGCCGACGGCGCGCCAAGTGCGGTTGCACCGCTTCGCCGATGCTAACCCTGATACGCGCGCGGTGGTCTTGCCGATGACGCTCGATGCTGCAACCGGCGTCTGGAGCATTCGCGGCGAGGCGAGCTGGATCGGCCAGTATTATCTGTTTGAGGTTGATGTCTATGTGCCGAGTGAGGGTCGGGTGGTGACAAACCTTGTGACCGATCCCTACTCAGTTGCGTTGAGCGCCAATAGTACCCGTAGCCAGATCATCGATCTGAACGATCCGGCTTTACAACCGCCCGGTTGGGCGACGCTGCAAAAGCCACCACTGGCGGCGCCCGAAGATGTGGTGCTCTACGAGTTGCACGTGCGTGACTTTAGCATTCTCGATGAGACGGTGCCTGCCGATCTGCGGGGGACGTTTCGCGCCTTCACGGTGCGTGATAGTGTCGGTATGCGCCATCTGGCCGAGTTGGCCAAAGCCGGTGTGACGCACGTCCATCTCTTGCCGGTGTTCGACATCGCGACCATCGAGGAGATTCGCGAGCGGCAAGTGCCGTTACCCTACGATCAATTGCGTGCGCTGCCACCCGATTCACCGGAACAGCAAGCCTTGATCGAACCGATCCGTGACCTCGATGGCTTCAATTGGGGGTACGATCCGTACCATTACTCGGTACCGGAGGGGAGTTATAGCACCAATCCTGATGGCCCACAGCGCACACTTGAGTTTCGCGAGATGGTACAGTCGCTCAACCAAATCGGCTTGCGGGTGGTGATGGATGTCGTGTACAACCATACCAATGCGAGCGGTCAAAACCCACGTTCGGTGCTCGACCGGATTGTGCCCGGGTATTATCACCGTCTTGATGGCGATGGGAATGTGACGACGTCGACCTGCTGCGCCAATACTGCGACCGAGCACCGTATGATGGAAAAGTTGATGATCGATTCGGTGGTGTTGTGGGCGAAGTACTACAAGGTTGATGGCTTTCGGTTCGATCTGATGGGCCATCATATGAAAGACAATATGCTGGCGGTACGGGCAGCCCTCGACGCACTGACCCTCGAACGCGATGGTGTGGATGGCAAATCGATTATCATCTATGGTGAAGGCTGGAATTTTGGTGAGGTAGCCAATAATGCGCGCGGTATCAATGCCACTCAATTCAATATGGCCGGTACCGGCATTGGCACTTTCTCTGACCGGCTGCGCGACGCAGCGCGTGGTGGCGGCCCCTTCGACGATCCGCGTTTGCAAGGCTTCATTTCCGGCCTCGCCACCGATCCGAGCGACTTCCCGCAGGGTACCCCTGATGCGCAGCGGGTCAAATTGCTGGCCGAGACTGATCTGATCAAGCTGGGGTTGGCCGGCAATCTCAAGACGTACCGCATGGTTAACTACGAAGGCCGCACCGTGCCCGGCGAGCAGATCAAGTATCGTGGTGCTGCCGGCGGCTACACCCTTGACCCGCAAGAGCAGATCGTGTACGTGTCGGCGCACGATAACGAGACCCTGTTTGATGCCATCCAACTGAAAGCAGCGGCCAGTACACCGATAACCGAGCGAGCGCGTATGGCGCAGCTCGGCCTGTCACTGACCGCGTTAGCGCAAGGTATTCCCTTCTTCCATGCCGGCGATGAACTGTTGCGCTCGAAGTCGCTCGACCGCAACAGCTACAATTCTTCCGACTGGTTCAACCGGATTGACTGGCGTGGTCAAGAGAATACCTTCGGATCGGGCTTGCCGCCGGCGGGGGATAACCAGAGCAACTGGCCGATCATGGCTCCGCTGCTGGCAAACCCTGATCTCAAGCCGGATGAGGCGTTGATGCGCGCCACTTACGACCACTTCCGCGAGATGTTGCGTATTCGCCGCAGTACGCCGCTCTTCCGGTTGCGCACCGCCGAAGAGGTCGAGCGAATGGTGTCGTTCTTCAATAACGGTCCTGATCAGATTCCCGGCCTGATCGTTATGAGCATTAGCGATAACGGTGTGACGCGGGTTGATCCGAACATCGGGCAGGTGGTGGTGCTGTTTAATGCTCGACCCGATGCGGTTACCATCACTATCCCTGAATTGGCGAACGGTGATCTGCGCTTGCACGATGTGCAGGTCGCATCGAGTGACGAACGGGTGACGCAATCGCGCTACCAGGTGGATGGTACGTTTAGCGTACCGGCTCGCACGACGGCGGTCTTCGTCGGCCCACGCCCGCTGGTGGTAGCGCCGGCACCCACGACAACGGCCACCACTGCACCAATACCGACGACAGTAATACCTACTGCTACCCCCGAACCGGCGCCGACTGCTAGAAATGGTGGTGTACCGTGGTGGTTGTGGATTGGGTTCGCAGTGGTTGTGTTGGGTGGCATGGGGTTACTCGTCACCCTACGACGCCGGTAA
- the htpG gene encoding molecular chaperone HtpG — MTTEPLTETGRQSHTFKAEVQQVLYILAHSLYTDREIFLRELISNASDAINRVQFEMLTNRDVRDPDLEPQITIEVNKEARTLTISDTGIGMTADEMVEHLGTIAQSAARAFVKQAGENAKQTASEIIGQFGVGFYSVFMVADKVTVVSQSYRPDAPAAMWESSGGDSFVVGPAERERRGTTITLHLKEDATEFTDPWRIEQIVRRHSNYVAFPIMLDGRQINARTALWRKAPRDVTTDEYNDYYRQLTLDSQPPLSYIHISTDAPVDLHAILYIPSRRERGILERRIEGQIKLYSRKVLILEEAKDLLPAHFRFIEGVVDSEDLPLNVSRESVQSGTAGGSPVMQRLRKTLTGRLHKELNDLAERDPEKYRTFWKEFGPFIKEGIATDYEHRNELLKLLRVQTTKSGEEWITLATYKERMVPGQKEIYYLMAASREAALNSPHLDPLRARDIEVILFTDLMDGFMLSGLREYEGLRLRNIDEGNLELPGEVTQPTPVIDDTQFTALAERIAATLGERLKEVRASKVLRDSPARLVADEAAFGREMQRIQQILGQEVQSGPRIMELNPAHPLIAALARRAAADPNDPLIPLAAEQLYDNALLIEGLHRDPAAMAPRILRLLEMAAGVV; from the coding sequence ATGACAACCGAACCGTTGACCGAAACCGGCCGGCAATCCCATACCTTTAAGGCCGAAGTGCAGCAGGTGCTGTACATTCTTGCCCATTCGCTCTATACCGACCGCGAAATCTTTTTGCGCGAATTGATCTCGAACGCCTCCGATGCAATCAATCGGGTGCAGTTCGAGATGCTGACCAATCGCGATGTCCGTGACCCCGATCTCGAACCGCAGATTACGATTGAAGTGAATAAAGAGGCTCGTACCCTCACGATCAGTGATACCGGTATCGGAATGACCGCCGACGAGATGGTTGAACATCTCGGTACGATTGCACAGTCGGCAGCTCGTGCATTTGTCAAGCAGGCGGGTGAAAATGCCAAGCAAACTGCTAGCGAGATCATTGGTCAATTCGGTGTTGGTTTTTATTCCGTGTTCATGGTCGCAGATAAGGTAACGGTCGTCTCGCAGTCGTATCGGCCCGACGCACCGGCTGCTATGTGGGAATCGAGCGGTGGCGATAGCTTTGTCGTTGGCCCTGCCGAGCGTGAACGGCGCGGGACCACAATTACCCTCCATCTGAAAGAAGATGCGACCGAGTTCACCGATCCGTGGCGGATCGAGCAGATTGTCCGCCGCCACTCGAACTATGTCGCCTTCCCCATCATGCTCGATGGCCGCCAGATCAACGCGCGCACAGCGCTTTGGCGCAAAGCACCACGCGACGTTACCACCGACGAGTATAACGACTACTATCGGCAACTGACCCTCGATAGCCAGCCGCCGCTGAGCTATATCCACATCTCGACCGACGCGCCGGTTGATCTGCATGCGATTCTCTACATCCCATCCCGCCGCGAGCGTGGAATTCTCGAACGTCGGATCGAAGGCCAGATCAAGCTCTATTCGCGCAAGGTACTGATCCTCGAAGAAGCCAAAGACCTATTGCCGGCCCACTTCCGCTTTATCGAGGGCGTGGTCGATAGCGAAGACCTACCGCTCAACGTGTCGCGCGAGAGCGTGCAGAGCGGTACGGCCGGCGGTTCACCGGTGATGCAGCGTCTGCGCAAGACGCTTACCGGTCGTTTGCATAAAGAGTTGAACGACCTGGCCGAACGCGATCCGGAGAAATATCGCACGTTCTGGAAGGAGTTTGGCCCCTTTATCAAAGAGGGTATTGCTACCGATTACGAGCATCGCAATGAACTGCTGAAGCTGCTCCGCGTACAGACGACCAAGAGTGGCGAAGAGTGGATTACGCTCGCAACCTATAAAGAGCGCATGGTTCCCGGTCAGAAGGAGATTTATTACCTGATGGCGGCAAGCCGCGAGGCGGCGCTCAATAGCCCACACCTCGATCCGTTGCGTGCGCGCGATATTGAGGTCATCCTCTTCACCGACTTGATGGACGGCTTCATGCTGTCGGGTTTGCGCGAGTACGAAGGGTTGCGCCTACGCAATATCGACGAGGGCAATCTGGAATTGCCCGGTGAGGTCACCCAACCGACGCCGGTCATTGATGACACGCAATTTACCGCGCTGGCCGAACGAATCGCCGCCACATTGGGCGAACGGCTGAAAGAGGTACGCGCCTCGAAGGTGTTGCGCGATAGCCCCGCACGTCTGGTCGCCGATGAAGCAGCTTTTGGCCGTGAAATGCAGCGGATCCAGCAGATTCTTGGTCAAGAAGTCCAGAGCGGTCCGCGAATTATGGAACTGAACCCGGCGCACCCATTGATCGCAGCGCTGGCCCGCCGCGCCGCCGCCGATCCCAACGATCCGCTGATCCCGCTGGCCGCCGAGCAGCTCTACGATAATGCCCTACTGATCGAGGGGCTGCACCGCGACCCCGCTGCAATGGCTCCGCGTATCTTGCGGTTGCTGGAAATGGCCGCCGGTGTTGTGTAA
- the moaA gene encoding GTP 3',8-cyclase MoaA, with product MAANPLSGTTPIMFYEPARHPRYPTDTPALDQYGRRIDYLRVSLTDRCNMRCVYCMPAVGMQFAPRPELLTNDELLLVISAAARAGFRKLRLTGGEPTLRHDLVNLVRELKRIPGIEHIAMTTNALRLRKLAQSLREAGLDRVNISIDTLDPVKFRMMTRGGNLDEVWAGIEAADAAGLHPIKLNAVVVRGMNDEEVVRLAGLTLNRPWEFRFIEVMPLTGVAGLAEEGIVTSAELIARLEQCYGPLEEIGHAPSDPARTYRLPGAKGVIGFISSVSDPFCATCNRMRLTADGRLHLCLLRDDEVDLRAAVRSGASVDEIEQIIRHAVYIKPWGHGLPEGVKPTLRGMSELGG from the coding sequence ATGGCCGCCAACCCGCTCTCCGGTACGACCCCGATCATGTTTTACGAGCCTGCCCGTCATCCACGCTATCCGACCGATACGCCGGCGCTTGATCAGTATGGCCGCCGAATTGATTACCTGCGCGTCTCACTCACCGACCGCTGCAATATGCGCTGCGTCTATTGCATGCCCGCGGTCGGGATGCAGTTCGCCCCCCGCCCCGAATTACTCACCAACGATGAGTTGCTGCTCGTGATCAGCGCTGCGGCCCGCGCTGGCTTCCGCAAGCTGCGCCTGACCGGCGGTGAACCGACCCTGCGTCACGATCTGGTGAATCTGGTGCGCGAACTGAAACGTATTCCCGGGATTGAGCACATCGCAATGACGACGAATGCGCTTCGCCTGCGCAAGCTGGCCCAATCGCTGCGCGAGGCTGGGTTGGATCGCGTCAACATTAGCATTGATACGCTCGATCCGGTGAAGTTTCGTATGATGACCCGCGGTGGTAATCTTGATGAGGTGTGGGCCGGGATCGAGGCAGCCGATGCTGCCGGTCTCCACCCGATCAAGCTAAACGCCGTAGTGGTGCGCGGGATGAATGATGAAGAGGTGGTGCGGCTCGCCGGCCTGACCCTCAACCGGCCATGGGAGTTTCGCTTTATCGAGGTGATGCCGCTCACCGGTGTAGCGGGTTTAGCCGAAGAGGGGATTGTCACCAGCGCCGAGCTGATCGCTCGCCTTGAACAGTGTTACGGTCCGCTCGAGGAGATTGGCCATGCGCCGAGTGACCCGGCTCGCACCTACCGGTTGCCCGGCGCCAAGGGGGTGATCGGCTTTATTTCGAGTGTGAGCGATCCCTTCTGCGCAACCTGTAACCGGATGCGTCTAACTGCGGATGGTCGATTGCACCTGTGCCTCCTCCGCGACGATGAGGTCGATTTGCGTGCGGCAGTCCGTAGTGGGGCCTCTGTCGACGAGATTGAGCAAATTATTCGCCACGCCGTTTATATCAAGCCATGGGGCCACGGCCTCCCCGAAGGCGTGAAACCAACCCTGCGCGGGATGTCGGAATTAGGCGGCTGA
- the apbC gene encoding iron-sulfur cluster carrier protein ApbC yields the protein MGLFSSNQPVQVTEEQILAALRQVQEPELGGDLVSRQMVKHIAICDGIVRCTIELTTPACPLKDQIRNDIVAAVSAVPGVKEVNVDFTANVRRPAGIPEQAAIPGVANVLAVAAGKGGVGKSTVAANLAVALAQMGAQVGLLDADVFGPSLPLMLGIHGQPAAVSDANGQPMMLPLTNHGIKVMSVGFLIDESQPVIWRGPMVSQLLRQFLYQVAWAPLDYLIIDMPPGTGDVALTLAQSLPLTGALIVTTPQQVATIDVIKAMEMFRKVNVPLLGIVENMAYFVAPDTGKRYNIFGSGGAERLARRLGVPLLGQIPLGMSVREGGDTGQPAVISDAPDAYAELFRELARQVAARISVLQYATG from the coding sequence ATGGGTCTCTTTTCAAGTAACCAACCGGTCCAGGTGACCGAAGAGCAGATTTTGGCTGCGTTGCGGCAGGTGCAAGAGCCAGAGTTGGGTGGTGATCTGGTCTCACGCCAGATGGTGAAGCATATCGCGATTTGTGACGGTATTGTGCGCTGTACTATCGAACTGACAACACCGGCTTGCCCGCTTAAAGATCAGATTCGCAACGATATTGTCGCAGCGGTCAGCGCCGTTCCTGGCGTGAAAGAGGTGAATGTCGATTTCACCGCCAATGTCCGCCGTCCGGCCGGTATTCCTGAACAAGCAGCTATTCCCGGTGTTGCGAATGTGCTTGCAGTGGCCGCCGGTAAGGGTGGGGTTGGCAAGAGCACGGTGGCGGCTAATCTGGCCGTGGCACTCGCCCAGATGGGGGCACAGGTTGGGTTGCTCGACGCCGATGTCTTTGGGCCGAGCTTGCCACTGATGTTGGGTATACACGGTCAACCGGCTGCCGTCAGTGATGCCAATGGCCAACCGATGATGCTCCCACTGACCAACCACGGCATTAAGGTGATGTCGGTCGGCTTTTTGATCGATGAGTCGCAACCGGTGATCTGGCGTGGGCCGATGGTTAGCCAGTTGCTGCGCCAGTTCCTCTATCAAGTGGCGTGGGCGCCGCTCGATTACTTGATTATCGATATGCCTCCCGGCACTGGCGATGTGGCCCTGACCCTTGCCCAAAGCCTGCCGCTGACCGGTGCGCTGATCGTGACCACACCCCAGCAGGTGGCGACGATCGATGTGATCAAGGCGATGGAGATGTTCCGCAAGGTGAACGTACCATTGCTCGGTATTGTTGAAAATATGGCCTATTTTGTTGCCCCTGATACCGGTAAGCGCTACAATATCTTCGGTAGCGGCGGCGCCGAACGGCTTGCCCGCCGGTTGGGAGTACCGTTGCTCGGCCAGATTCCGCTCGGTATGAGTGTGCGTGAGGGTGGTGATACCGGCCAACCGGCTGTGATTAGCGATGCTCCCGATGCCTACGCTGAACTGTTCCGTGAGCTAGCCCGCCAGGTCGCGGCCCGGATTTCGGTGTTGCAGTACGCAACAGGGTAG
- a CDS encoding helix-turn-helix transcriptional regulator — MHKVERREQGATRRSILQLLRRHGQMSAVELSAALDIGAVGIRQHLAALEREGLVYICGLRRNVGRPAHLYALTERAERFFPKHYERLVCELFESVAAMGGEVAVQQVLEQRRNALNATLAPQLAGKSRATQVAILAEQLAEQGYMCECEQLENGDLLMTQYNCPFDCVARRFPQICDQELRLYEDLLATPIERDMTIAEGGHCCRYRIPG; from the coding sequence ATGCACAAGGTTGAGCGCAGAGAACAGGGAGCGACACGGCGCAGCATCTTGCAGCTCCTGCGCCGGCATGGGCAGATGAGTGCGGTAGAACTAAGTGCTGCACTTGACATCGGGGCTGTTGGGATTCGCCAACACCTTGCCGCACTCGAGCGCGAGGGTCTCGTCTACATTTGTGGTCTGCGCCGAAACGTAGGTCGTCCGGCGCATCTCTATGCGCTCACCGAGCGCGCAGAACGTTTTTTTCCCAAACACTACGAACGTTTGGTCTGCGAGCTGTTCGAGAGTGTAGCCGCGATGGGTGGTGAGGTTGCGGTGCAGCAGGTGCTGGAACAGCGACGAAACGCCTTAAACGCCACCCTTGCCCCCCAACTTGCCGGTAAGTCGCGGGCGACGCAAGTTGCGATCTTGGCCGAGCAGCTTGCCGAACAGGGGTATATGTGCGAATGCGAACAGCTTGAGAACGGCGATCTTTTGATGACGCAGTACAATTGCCCCTTCGATTGTGTTGCTCGTCGTTTCCCTCAGATTTGCGATCAAGAACTACGCCTCTACGAAGACCTACTTGCCACACCGATCGAGCGTGATATGACGATTGCCGAGGGTGGGCATTGTTGCCGCTATCGTATTCCGGGGTAG
- a CDS encoding superoxide dismutase — protein MAFEVPPLPYDYNALEPYIDEATMHYHHDNHHQTYVTNLNNALANYPDLQGKTIEELLSNLEAIPEAIRTAVRNNGGGHWNHTFFWEIMAPNAGGAPEGELAAAIDAAFGSFDAFKEKFKAAALGRFGSGWAWLITDKDGNLSIMSTPNQDNPLMEGKTAILGIDVWEHAYYLKYQYKRAAYVDAWWNVVNWAKVAEHYAAAKG, from the coding sequence ATGGCGTTTGAAGTTCCACCGCTCCCTTACGACTACAACGCACTAGAGCCGTACATTGACGAAGCGACGATGCATTATCACCACGATAATCACCATCAGACCTACGTCACCAACCTCAATAACGCCTTGGCCAACTACCCCGATTTGCAGGGCAAGACGATCGAAGAGCTGCTGAGCAATTTGGAAGCCATTCCCGAAGCCATCCGCACCGCGGTGCGCAACAACGGCGGCGGGCATTGGAACCACACCTTTTTCTGGGAGATTATGGCGCCGAACGCTGGTGGCGCGCCGGAAGGCGAGCTGGCCGCTGCGATTGACGCTGCCTTCGGCAGCTTCGATGCCTTCAAAGAGAAGTTCAAGGCGGCGGCGCTTGGTCGGTTTGGTTCGGGTTGGGCATGGCTGATCACCGATAAAGACGGTAACCTGAGCATTATGAGCACGCCCAACCAGGACAACCCGTTGATGGAGGGCAAGACGGCCATTCTCGGCATTGATGTCTGGGAGCATGCCTACTATCTGAAGTACCAGTACAAACGGGCCGCCTACGTCGATGCGTGGTGGAACGTGGTGAATTGGGCGAAGGTAGCCGAGCATTACGCGGCAGCAAAAGGGTAA